One Lachancea thermotolerans CBS 6340 chromosome F complete sequence DNA window includes the following coding sequences:
- the URA2 gene encoding bifunctional carbamoylphosphate synthetase/aspartate transcarbamylase (highly similar to uniprot|P07259 Saccharomyces cerevisiae YJL130C URA2 Multifunctional carbamoylphosphate synthetase (CPSase)-aspartate transcarbamylase (ATCase) that catalyzes the two first reactions of the pyrimidine pathway; carbamoyl-phophate synthetase, aspartate transcarbamylase, and glutamine amidotransferase), producing MSIITPTGPIAPPMESTGDRLVTLELQDGVAVQGYSFGAPKSAAGELVFQTGMVGYPESVTDPSYEGQILVITFPLVGNYGVPDRNLQDELVESLPRYFESSRIHIAGLVIAHYTDQYSHWLANSSLAAWLKEEGIPAVYGIDTRALTKHLRDSGSMLGRLALQKSGSDFVRATSAEWRDSFEIPDWVDPNVQNLVAKVSTSEPHLYTPPSDFDVSNLQKGPDGKTLRILAIDVGMKFNQIRCFVKRGVELLVVPWDYDFTKEQYDGLFISNGPGDPSVLSDLNVKLTKVLESKKTPVFGICLGHQLLARASGASTLKLKFGNRGHNIPCTSTISGKCYITSQNHGFAVDVDTLTTGWKPLFVNANDGSNEGIYHTELPYFSVQFHPESTPGPRDTEFLFDVFIQSVKQFKHTGQIKPVEFPGGKLEDNLAAHPRVEAKKVLVLGSGGLSIGQAGEFDYSGSQAIKALKEEGIYTILINPNIATIQTSKGLADKVYFLPVTAEFVRKVILHERPDAIYVTFGGQTALSVGIEMKDEFEALGVKVLGTPIDTVITTEDRELFSNAMDEINEKCAKSKAASTVEEALEAVKEIGFPVICRSAFALGGLGSGFANNEKELVDLCNVAFASSPQVLVERSMKGWKEVEYEVVRDAFDNCITVCNMENFDPLGIHTGDSIVVAPSQTLSDEDYNMLRTTAVNVIRHLGVVGECNIQYALNPFSKEYCIIEVNARLSRSSALASKATGYPLAYTAAKLGLNIPLNEVKNSVTQSTCACFEPSLDYCVVKMPRWDLKKFNRVSTALSSSMKSVGEVMSIGRTFEEAIQKAIRSTEYVNLGFNETDMDIDIDYELSHPTDERIFAIANAFSNLNYSVEKVWQLSNIDKWFLTKLYDLVAFAKKIESYGAKENLPPLVLKQAKQLGFDDRQIAKFINSNEVAIRRLRKECGITPFVKQIDTVAAEFPAHTNYLYMTYNAATHDLSFNDHGVMVLGSGVYRIGSSVEFDWCAVTAVRTLRKNNIKSIMVNYNPETVSTDYDEADRLYFETISLERILDIYEIETSAGVVVSMGGQTSNNIAMSLHRENVKILGTTPEMIDSAENRYKFSRMLDQIGVDQPAWKELTSIDEAEKFADAVSYPVLVRPSYVLSGAAMNTVYSKDDLASYLNQAVEVSREYPVVITKYIENAKEIEMDAVAKNGELIMHVVSEHVENAGVHSGDATLIVPPQDLDPETVERIVVATAKIGKALKITGPFNIQFIAKNNEIKVIECNVRASRSFPFISKVVNVNLIEMATKAIMGLPVTPYPTEKLPEDYVAIKVPQFSFPRLAGADPVLGVEMASTGEVATFGHSKYEAYLKSLLSTGFKLPKKNVLLSIGSFKEKQEMLPSVKKLYNMGYKLFATAGTADFISEHGIPVQYLEVLNEGDDEKSEYSLTQHLANNKIDLYINLPSANRFRRPASYVSKGYQTRRMAVDYSVPLVTNVKCAKLLIEAISRNLNLEVSERDAQTSHRTVTIPGLINISAYMPHISNVVQGPEEMKEITRLSAESGFTYSQIMPKSTRGPVITNEQSIKVANSVAQESAYTDFGFTVAATAHNVGETAQCANDANALFLPHRELTGKVSIVAEHLKNWPVEKQIIAEAKTSDLASVILLASLQNRPIHITGVSNRDDLSLIMTVKEKQDKVTCDINIHALFVSQDDYPEALFLPTIEDQEFFWRNLDAIDAFSIGALPTLLAQITGNEVVTGIGIKEALPLLLSAVNNGRLTIDDIVERLHDNPASIFNIPEQNAEVEIDLDFAFRHTKRWSPYTKGGLRGGVERVLVDGETIVLSGDLVAAEAEGKLVSSSSTKILTPAHPSVEPTPFAGTKKRFSFSNEKRSSFTGFSDDEDSLVDQPLEQRLMSSRPPKELAAPGAIQSLIRGNNPFLRRNILSVNQFKRSDFHALFAVAQELRSAVERDGILDLMKGRLLTTIFYEPSTRTSSSFIAAMERLGGRTVNINTTSSSVKKGETLQDTIRTLACYSDAIVLRHPDEMSAHTAAKYSPVPILNGGNGSREHPTQAFLDLFTIREELGTVNGITVTFMGDLKYGRPVHSLCRLLRHYQVRINLVSPSELRLPQALRTELANAGMLGVESETLTPEIISKSDVLYCTRVQQERFEKREEYEKLKDVYIVDNKILSHAKDQMVVMHPLPRVNEIREEVDYDHRAAYFRQMRYGLFVRMALLAMVMGIDL from the coding sequence ATGTCTATTATTACTCCAACGGGCCCTATTGCTCCTCCTATGGAATCAACGGGCGACCGTCTAGTTACGCTGGAGCTACAGGATGGTGTCGCTGTTCAGGGTTATTCCTTCGGTGCTCCCAAGTCAGCTGCTGGTGAACtagtttttcaaactggTATGGTTGGTTACCCAGAATCGGTCACTGACCCATCTTATGAGGGCCAAATTTTGGTGATCACCTTCCCTCTTGTGGGCAACTACGGTGTGCCTGACCGCAACTTACAAGATGAACTTGTGGAATCCTTGCCAAGGTACTTTGAGAGCAGCAGAATCCACATCGCGGGTTTAGTTATTGCTCACTACACCGACCAATACTCACATTGGCTCGCCAATTCTTCCCTAGCAGCTTGgttgaaagaagaaggcatCCCCGCTGTCTACGGTATTGACACCAGAGCGTTGACAAAGCATCTAAGAGATAGCGGCTCTATGCTAGGTAGACTTGCCCTCCAGAAATCTGGATCTGATTTCGTTAGGGCGACCTCTGCTGAATGGAGAGACTCTTTTGAGATTCCTGACTGGGTCGACCCTAATGTTCAAAACTTGGTCGCCAAAGTATCTACCAGCGAGCCACATTTGTACACTCCTCCATCCGATTTTGATGTTTCTAACTTACAAAAGGGACCTGATGGTAAGACTTTGAGAATTCTGGCCATTGATGTCGGTATGAAGTTCAACCAGATTCGTTGCTTTGTAAAGCGCGGTGTTGAGCTCTTAGTGGTGCCTTGGGACTACGATTTTACTAAGGAACAGTACGATGGTCTCTTTATCTCAAACGGTCCCGGTGATCCATCTGTTCTATCAGATCTTAACGTCAAGCTGACTAAAGTCCTGGAATCTAAAAAAACCCCTGTCTTTGGTATCTGTCTTGGTCACCAGCTTTTAGCTAGAGCTTCGGGAGCCTCAACtctgaagctgaagttcGGTAACAGGGGCCACAACATTCCTTGTACTTCTACCATTTCCGGAAAGTGTTATATCACTTCACAAAATCATGGTTTTGCTGTTGATGTCGACACATTGACAACTGGTTGGAAACCTTTGTTTGTCAATGCAAATGATGGTTCGAATGAAGGTATTTACCACACTGAATTGCCCTACTTTTCTGTCCAATTCCATCCAGAATCCACACCAGGTCCAAGAGATACTGAGTTTTTATTTGACGTCTTCATTCAATCTGTTAAACAGTTCAAACACACTGGTCAAATCAAGCCTGTCGAATTCCCAGGTGGCAAGCTCGAAGATAACCTGGCAGCTCACCCAAGGGTCGAAGCTAAAAAAGTTTTAGTCTTAGGCTCTGGTGGTTTGTCCATCGGGCAAGCTGGTGAGTTTGACTATTCAGGTTCCCAAGCTAtcaaggctttgaaggAAGAGGGTATTTATACCATTTTGATTAATCCAAATATTGCAACTATTCAGACCTCCAAGGGTTTAGCTGACAAGGTTTACTTCCTTCCAGTTACTGCGGAGTTCGTGAGAAAGGTCATTCTGCATGAGCGTCCAGACGCTATTTACGTCACTTTTGGTGGCCAGACCGCTTTGTCTGTGGGTATTGAAATGAAAGATGAATTCGAGGCTTTAGGTGTTAAAGTTTTGGGTACTCCTATTGATACCGTAATCACTACAGAAGACCGTGAGCTCTTTTCCAATGCTATGGACGAAATCAATGAAAAGTGCGCAAAGTCGAAGGCAGCCTCGACGGTTGAGgaagctttggaagctgTTAAGGAAATTGGATTCCCAGTCATTTGCCGTTCAGCTTTTGCTTTGGGTGGCTTAGGGTCTGGTTTTGCTAACAATGAGAAGgagcttgttgatttgTGTAACGTTGCCTTTGCATCCTCTCCTCAAGTCCTAGTGGAAAGATCCATGAAGGGCtggaaagaagttgaaTATGAAGTTGTGCGCGACGCTTTCGATAACTGTATCACAGTCTGTAACATGGAAAATTTCGACCCTCTGGGTATCCACACTGGTGATTCGATCGTTGTGGCTCCTTCTCAAACTCTATCTGACGAGGACTACAACATGTTGAGAACAACAGCTGTTAACGTTATCAGGCATTTAGGTGTTGTTGGTGAGTGTAACATTCAGTACGCGCTTAACCCATTTAGCAAAGAGTACTGTATCATTGAAGTCAATGCTCGTCTCTCGCGTTCGTCTGCCTTGGCGTCTAAGGCTACTGGCTACCCTCTCGCCTACACTGCAGCCAAACTTGGTCTGAACATTCCTTTGAACgaggtcaaaaactctgTGACACAGTCTACGTGTGCTTGTTTTGAACCATCTCTCGACTACTGTGTGGTCAAGATGCCAAGATGggatttgaagaagtttaaCAGAGTTTCTACtgcgctttcttcctctatGAAATCTGTTGGTGAAGTTATGAGCATCGGAAGGACGTTCGAGGAAGCTATCCAGAAGGCTATCAGATCTACAGAATACGTTAACCTAGGTTTCAATGAAACAGACATGGACATTGACATTGACTACGAGCTCTCACACCCTACAGATGAACGTATCTTTGCCATTGCTAACGCGTTCAGTAACCTCAACTACTCAGTCGAAAAAGTTTGGCAATTGAGTAACATCGATAAATGGTTCTTGACCAAGCTTTATGATTTGGTTGCTTTCGCTAAGAAGATAGAGAGCTATGGGGCGAAAGAAAACCTACCACCcttggttttgaagcaggcGAAGCAACTAGGTTTCGATGATAGGCAGATTGCGAAGTTCATTAACTCCAATGAAGTCGCAATCCGTCGCTTGAGAAAAGAATGCGGGATTACGCCCTTTGTTAAGCAGATTGACACTGTAGCTGCTGAATTCCCAGCTCACACAAACTACCTGTACATGACATACAATGCTGCTACGCATGACCTGTCATTCAATGATCATGGTGTTATGGTCCTTGGTTCAGGTGTTTACCGTATTGGTTCATCGGTTGAGTTCGATTGGTGTGCTGTCACAGCGGTGAGAACATTGCGCAAAAACAACATCAAATCCATCATGGTCAACTACAATCCCGAAACCGTGTCCACTGATTACGACGAGGCGGACAGATTATACTTCGAGACAATCAGCTTGGAGAGAATTCTTGATATCTATGAAATTGAGACATCTGCTGGCGTTGTTGTATCTATGGGTGGCCAGACCTCTAACAACATTGCTATGTCTTTGCATCGTGAGAACGTCAAGATTCTGGGTACAACCCCAGAAATGATTGACTCTGCCGAGAACCGTTACAAGTTTTCTCGTATGCTTGACCAAATCGGGGTGGACCAGCCCGCCTGGAAAGAACTGACTTCTATTGACGAGGCTGAGAAGTTCGCTGATGCTGTCAGCTATCCCGTTTTGGTCCGTCCATCTTACGTTTTATCAGGTGCCGCCATGAATACTGTTTATTCAAAGGATGATTTAGCATCCTATCTGAATCAAGCTGTCGAAGTCTCTCGCGAGTATCCTGTTGTCATTACCAAGTACATTGAAAATGCCAAGGAAATCGAGATGGACGCTGTTGCTAAAAACGGTGAACTTATCATGCATGTTGTTTCTGAGCATGTTGAAAATGCAGGTGTGCATTCCGGTGACGCAACTTTGATTGTGCCCCCACAGGACTTGGACCCTGAAACTGTCGAAAGAATTGTTGTTGCAACTGCTAAAATTGgtaaagctttgaagataaCTGGCCCATTCAACATCCAGTTcattgccaaaaacaacGAAATTAAAGTTATTGAGTGTAATGTTCGTGCTTCACGTTCTTTCCCATTCATTTCTAAGGTTGTAAACGTTAACTTAATTGAAATGGCAACGAAAGCTATCATGGGGCTACCAGTTACTCCTTACCCAACTGAAAAACTTCCTGAGGACTACGTCGCAATTAAGGTCCCTCAATTCTCATTCCCCCGTTTGGCTGGTGCTGATCCTGTTTTGGGTGTTGAAATGGCCTCAACTGGTGAGGTTGCTACCTTTGGCCACTCGAAGTACGAAGCTTACTTGAAATCACTGCTGTCAACTGGCTTTAAACTGCCCAAGAAAAATGTATTGCTCTCAATCGGATCCTTTAAGGAAAAGCAAGAGATGTTGCCTtctgtcaaaaagctctaCAACATGGGTTACAAGTTATTTGCTACAGCTGGTACAGCGGACTTCATTTCGGAGCATGGCATTCCTGTGCAATACTTGGAGGTCTTGAATGAGGGTGATGATGAAAAATCTGAATATTCCCTGACACAGCACCTTGCTAACAACAAAATCGACCTTTACATTAATCTCCCTTCAGCCAACAGATTCCGTCGTCCTGCGTCCTATGTGTCTAAGGGTTACCAAACTCGTCGTATGGCCGTGGACTATTCTGTTCCATTAGTTACCAATGTGAAGTGTGCTAAGCTTTTGATCGAAGCTATATCCAGGAACCTAAACTTGGAAGTTTCTGAACGTGATGCACAGACCTCCCACAGGACTGTCACTATCCCAGGCCTAATCAACATTTCGGCGTACATGCCCCACATTTCTAATGTGGTTCAAGGCCCAGAGGAAATGAAGGAAATTACTAGGCTCTCAGCCGAATCTGGATTCACGTATTCACAGATCATGCCAAAGTCAACCCGCGGTCCTGTTATCACTAATGAGCAGTCCATCAAGGTTGCCAACTCAGTTGCTCAAGAATCAGCATACACTGATTTTGGTTTCACTGTTGCAGCCACCGCGCACAACGTTGGAGAAACCGCCCAATGCGCTAATGATGCTAATGCTTTATTCTTACCTCACCGTGAATTGACTGGAAAGGTCTCTATAGTTGCTGAACACCTGAAAAATTGGCCAGTCGAAAAGCAAATTATCGCTGAGGCCAAAACCTCTGATCTTGCATCTGTTATCTTGCTGGCCTCGCTGCAAAACAGGCCTATTCACATTACTGGTGTGTCAAACAGGGATGATCTCTCTTTGATAATGACAGTTAAGGAGAAGCAAGACAAGGTTACCTGCGACATAAACATTCATGCATTATTCGTCAGTCAAGATGACTATCCAGAGGCTTTGTTCTTGCCTACAATCGAAGACCAAGAGTTCTTCTGGCGTAACCTAGATGCTATTGATGCCTTTTCGATCGGCGCCTTACCAACTCTCCTTGCCCAAATCACTGGCAATGAGGTGGTGACTGGTATTGGCATCAAAGAGGCTTTGCCACTACTGCTTTCTGCTGTAAACAATGGTAGACTAACTATTGACGATATCGTGGAGCGCTTGCATGACAATCCTGCATCCATATTCAACATTCCTGAACAAAATGCCGAAGTCGAGATTGACTTAGACTTTGCTTTCAGACACACAAAGAGATGGTCCCCTTACACCAAGGGAGGCCTAAGAGGTGGTGTGGAACGTGTCTTGGTGGACGGTGAAACTATTGTTTTGAGTGGAGATTTAGTTGCTGCTGAGGCTGAAGGAAAACTGGTTTCAAGTTCCAGTACTAAGATTTTAACGCCAGCACATCCCTCCGTCGAGCCTACTCCTTTCGCGGGAACTAAGAAGAGattttcattttccaatGAGAAGAGATCTTCCTTTACAGGGTTTAGTGACGATGAAGATTCTCTCGTTGACCAGCCCCTGGAACAAAGACTAATGTCGTCAAGACCTCCTAAAGAACTAGCTGCTCCAGGTGCAATTCAAAGTTTGATTAGAGGCAACAACCCATTTTTGAGGAGAAACATTTTATCTGTGAACCAATTCAAGCGCTCTGACTTCCACGCTTTGTTTGCTGTTGCCCAAGAGCTAAGATCTGCAGTTGAAAGGGATGGTATTTTGGACCTCATGAAGGGCCGCCTCTTGACTACTATCTTCTACGAACCTTCGACTCGTACATCTTCATCCTTCATCGCTGCTATGGAGCGGTTGGGTGGAAGAACAGTCAACATCAACACAACATCTTCCTCTGTGAAGAAGGGTGAAACCTTACAAGACACTATCAGAACTCTAGCTTGTTATTCTGATGCTATTGTTTTGCGCCACCCTGATGAAATGTCTGCACACACTGCAGCGAAATACTCACCTGTTCCAATTCTAAACGGAGGAAACGGCTCCAGAGAGCATCCAACCCAAGCATTCTTGGATCTGTTTACTATTCGTGAGGAGTTAGGTACCGTGAATGGTATTACTGTCACGTTTATGGGCGACTTGAAGTACGGTAGACCAGTTCACTCTTTGTGCCGCTTGTTGAGACACTACCAAGTCAGAATTAACTTGGTGTCACCAAGTGAACTAAGGCTCCCTCAGGCTCTGCGTACGGAGCTTGCCAACGCTGGTATGCTGGGCGTTGAAAGCGAAACTTTGACTCCTGAAATCATCTCCAAGTCTGATGTTCTATATTGCACGAGAGTTCAGCAAGAAAGATTcgaaaaaagagaggagTATGAGAAACTCAAGGATGTTTACATTGTTGACAACAAGATCTTGTCTCACGCTAAAGACCAAATGGTGGTAATGCACCCATTGCCTCGTGTCAATGAGATTCgcgaagaagttgactACGACCACCGTGCTGCATACTTTAGGCAAATGAGGTACGGTCTCTTTGTCAGAATGGCGCTCTTGGCCATGGTCATGGGAATTGACCTGTGA
- the TRK1 gene encoding Trk1p (similar to uniprot|P12685 Saccharomyces cerevisiae YJL129C TRK1 Component of the Trk1p-Trk2p potassium transport system 180 kDa high affinity potassium transporter) translates to MQAWKTLSRRPTLASINITYHKTIGHRLRDIIEYVGNVTHPFVKHIFPNFIAVHYFYIITLSIIGSILIYPIKNFAYIDILFMATGAATQGGLNTINVNDMTLYQQIVLYLICCLATPIWIHGVLAFVRLYWFERYFDGIRDWSKKNFKVRRTKTLIQREMTRTATEAQRRHKTAGRANNDFQSKLFSGQMIKREEQGGVKENYEMNSLKDAPTGGSEHKDPHTSSSTGTTKSDQEDSPAIKFGDMPKPHKSPKKPADIEMFSGRRRSEDITPADMFRSIAMLQNRHNEEEEEHDGPALVIRGPAERRQGSDPSWASVPHSGNIEETKDKDSRKPATHSINSPSSAARSPSFHKEADYSPTQWSSQNESRPRTPSSIQFNIGMVPSSKPGNPQYHSSNRKKLNTRIMKKLTPRNRLRKRLRKTASNTDEDGNDADFEQDSLTSGTDHDQDEESLASFGLSSQHSSQAPNMEKVQSTLAVPSGDATGGSKFYKRSLTMEAPGNSDWDVLTKSPSFQKMIYNKWKDERRRKKGVIHSAYRRPSLAHSTSELDSGFNLGHDARTMTDEALFGNNHDEEYFGTTFEEPTDRPRLKRMSTNYLSWQPKIGRNSTFVGMNEIQRAELGGVEYRAIKLLCKLLLLYYIGFHVMGMVMLLPWITQMKHYAKLVREDGVAPAWWGFFTAMSSFNDLGLTLTPDSMVSFNKAIYPLIVMMWFIIIGNTGFPVFLRFIIWVMFKLSPELSLIKESLGFLLDHPRRCFTLLFPSAPTWWLLFILVTLNAIDLILFIVLDLNSQVVEGLTSGFKVLNGLFQAVSTRTAGFTILNLSKLHPSIQVSYMLMMYVSVLPLAISIRRTNVYEEQSLGIYDNGGDDAHHKDSSSDSQSEDERNLEKSAKSFIGAHLRRQLSFDLWFLFLGLFIICISEGGKIQDTNKPDFTVFQVLFEIVSAYGTVGLSLGYPNTDQSFSGQFNTFSKVIIIGMLIRGRHRGLPYSLDRAIILPSQSLERRDQLQDLKQEQHTTEAKDPIVDYLRRQSRSAKGQLRSLLSRRKRPTSDESVPLRSFSNHENLRQPSASNVSNLSPAPRSSPRSQSLSQGDAETYGGEESSSISSDFQDMAASGSSIGPRNEEVPHFSDEPPTALEGPRAFEPNT, encoded by the coding sequence ATGCAGGCTTGGAAGACGCTTAGCCGTCGTCCGACCTTAGCTTCCATCAATATCACATACCACAAGACAATTGGACATAGGCTGCGTGACATAATAGAATATGTGGGCAATGTTACGCATCCATTTGTGAAACACATATTTCCCAACTTTATTGCAGTGCACTACTTCTACATCATAACGCTATCGATAATAGGGTCGATACTAATATACcccatcaaaaactttgcTTATATCGATATCCTTTTCATGGCAACCGGTGCGGCAACTCAAGGAGGATTAAACACAATCAATGTTAACGATATGACTCTTTACCAACAAATCGTTCTATACCTTATATGCTGCCTAGCTACTCCTATTTGGATTCATGGGGTTTTGGCGTTTGTGCGTCTCTACTGGTTCGAGCGTTACTTCGATGGAATCAGGGATTGGTCTaagaagaacttcaaagtGAGGAGAACAAAGACGCTGATTCAGCGCGAGATGACTCGGACAGCTACCGAAGCTCAAAGACGGCATAAAACTGCAGGCAGGGCCAATAACgattttcaaagcaagCTGTTCAGCGGGCAGATGATAAAACGCGAGGAGCAAGGCGGCGTCAAGGAAAATTATGAAATGAACAGTCTAAAAGACGCCCCCACGGGGGGATCGGAGCACAAGGATCCACACAcgagttcttcaactgGTACGACAAAAAGCGATCAAGAGGACTCTCCTGCGATCAAGTTTGGCGATATGCCCAAGCCACATAAGTCCCCGAAAAAGCCCGCAGACATTGAGATGTTTAGCGGAAGGAGACGCTCGGAAGATATTACCCCCGCTGATATGTTTCGTTCTATCGCTATGTTACAAAATCGGCacaatgaagaggaagaggagcaTGATGGTCCGGCATTAGTTATACGAGGGCCCGCAGAAAGGCGGCAGGGTTCTGACCCGAGTTGGGCCTCCGTTCCTCATAGCGGTAATATCGAAGAAACTAAAGATAAAGATTCCCGAAAGCCAGCTACTCATTCAATCAATTCTCCCTCATCTGCTGCAAGAAGCCCTTCTTTTCATAAGGAGGCTGATTACAGTCCTACCCAATGGAGTTCTCAAAATGAGTCAAGACCTCGGACTCCTTCTTCTATTCAGTTCAATATTGGCATGGTTCCATCTTCCAAACCAGGGAACCCTCAATACCATTCTTCCAACCggaagaagctcaacacAAGAATCATGAAAAAACTAACCCCCCGTAACAGGCTCAGGAAAAGACTGCGAAAAACCGCTTCAAATACGGACGAAGATGGAAATGACGCTGATTTTGAGCAGGATTCTCTGACCAGCGGAACTGACCACGATCAAGATGAGGAAAGCTTAGCTAGTTTTGGTTTGTCATCTCAACACAGCAGCCAAGCTCCTAACATGGAAAAAGTCCAATCGACACTAGCGGTACCATCCGGAGATGCAACAGGGGGCTCAAAATTCTACAAACGTTCTCTTACAATGGAAGCACCGGGGAATTCTGACTGGGATGTTCTTACTAAATCTCcaagcttccagaagatgATATACAACAAGTGGAAGGATGAGCgtagaagaaagaaagGTGTCATACACTCTGCGTACAGAAGGCCATCTCTTGCCCACAGCACAAGTGAGCTAGATAGTGGCTTTAATCTCGGTCACGACGCCAGAACTATGACTGACGAAGCGCTTTTCGGCAATAACCATGATGAAGAATATTTCGGAACAACATTCGAGGAGCCTACGGATAGACCCcgtttgaaaagaatgaGTACCAATTACTTATCGTGGCAGCCCAAAATCGGACGCAATTCTACTTTTGTTGGTATGAACGAAATTCAGCGAGCTGAGCTAGGTGGTGTAGAGTATAGAGCCATCAAGCTGCTGTGTAAGCTGCTTCTACTTTATTACATTGGGTTTCACGTTATGGGAATGGTAATGCTATTGCCATGGATTACACAAATGAAACATTATGCAAAACTTGTTAGGGAAGATGGCGTCGCCCCTGCATGGTGGGGCTTTTTTACTGCAATGAGCTCCTTCAATGACTTGGGGTTGACTCTCACTCCAGATTCTATGGTATCTTTTAACAAGGCAATTTACCCCCTCATTGTCATGATGTGGTTCATTATCATTGGCAACACTGGATTTCCAGTTTTCTTAAGATTCATTATCTGGGTCATGTTCAAACTCAGCCCTGAGTTGTCATTGATCAAAGAGTCTTTAGGGTTCTTGCTCGATCACCCGCGGCGGTGCTTTACACTGCTTTTCCCTAGCGCTCCCACTTGGTGGCTATTGTTTATTCTCGTGACATTAAATGCCATTGATTTGATCTTATTTATTGTACTTGATTTGAACTCGCAAGTGGTGGAGGGGTTGACGAGTGGATTCAAAGTGCTAAATGGCTTATTCCAAGCAGTCAGCACACGTACTGCGGGCTTCACCATATTGAACCTGAGCAAGCTTCACCCCTCAATACAGGTTTCATATATGTTGATGATGTATGTTTCCGTGCTGCCGTTAGCAATTTCGATTAGAAGGACAAATGTCTACGAGGAGCAGTCATTAGGCATCTATGATAATGGCGGGGATGATGCACATCATAAAgactcttcttcagatAGCCAGTCGGAGGACGAACGAAACCTAGAAAAAAGCGCGAAGTCATTCATTGGAGCCCACCTGCGGCGCCAACTCTCTTTTGACTTGTggttcttgtttttgggcttgtTCATCATATGCATCAGCGAGGGTggaaaaattcaagataCTAACAAGCCCGATTTTACTGTTTTCCAGGTTTTGTTTGAAATTGTTAGCGCATATGGCACAGTTGGTTTATCATTAGGATATCCTAACACGGATCAGTCTTTCAGCGGCCAGTTTAATACCTTCTCAAAAGTTATTATAATTGGTATGCTAATCCGTGGAAGGCATAGAGGTCTTCCTTACTCTTTAGATCGTGCCATTATCCTTCCAAGTCAAAGTCTTGAGCGCCGTGACCAGTTGCAGGACTTGAAGCAAGAACAGCATACGACAGAGGCAAAGGACCCGATTGTTGATTATCTGCGCAGACAGTCGAGGTCTGCAAAAGGACAATTAAGAAGTCTACTTTCACGCAGGAAGCGGCCTACTAGTGACGAAAGCGTACCGCTTCGAAGCTTCTCAAACCACGAAAATTTGAGACAGCCTTCCGCGAGCAACGTCAGCAATTTGAGCCCCGCGCCTCGTTCGTCTCCCCGCAGCCAGTCGCTTTCTCAAGGAGATGCGGAAACCTACGGAGGCGAGGAAAGTTCATCAATCTCAAGTGACTTCCAGGATATGGCGGCATCTGGTTCCTCGATCGGGCCACGTAACGAAGAGGTCCCACATTTTTCTGATGAACCACCAACCGCGCTGGAGGGACCGCGTGCGTTTGAGCCAAATACATAG